In the Populus trichocarpa isolate Nisqually-1 chromosome 1, P.trichocarpa_v4.1, whole genome shotgun sequence genome, one interval contains:
- the LOC18094774 gene encoding uncharacterized protein LOC18094774 isoform X6, whose translation MSLQQAFPKQLSPLNWQEVVQNLQWHGMGRMSIYGINVWHIRSSFTPKINLLGEYIENQLNMKHPELVQWFKVVELPHIAGFFAPSLKQWSVEYAGSGVAGIIVAISCCAAVGKLGSERICCPLFTLSLEDVLIELMDLSHSIVEVDKLHKLATEAGFELDFLSHFGAKVFPCNKTEELELWIGLAQQKLSLALSKEIDLRGTGKRARADSLATLGLFAYLGRKTRLFLSRMGIKDLDELVLDFLSYLECGCLFVYPELASVSTYQCFMEVVSDEIGWLDFYAACSFLSNQERERSKQHTIQAEKEIILSTVFTVCYDVFSGFAHFSRSAQQPLDAELLAFLLRSQSLLTICLEDYWAVYDRSCEPLKIVEAGASDHMLPVGTKGNENLYVTLEAQQRPAELILKGCLTTKSLQSINLRKASCSAQREAITHVEASSTTATRPNLPHESLLRKYSVKLVSTSSDLWMGTQLLVVDISCALKLLLKQFHGHEVTIRERKKLKRTLNDIITLIPVTILMLLPVSAVGHAAILAAIKKYMPFLIPSSYSAERLEVVKQLDRTKKMEVQSWINLEDPSSRIP comes from the exons ATGAGTCTGCAACAAGCTTTTCCCAAGCAGTTGAGTCCCTTGAACTGGCAGGAAGTGGTCCAGAACTTGCAATGGCATGGAATGGGAAGGATGTCCATATATGGCATAAACGTTTGGCATATCAG gTCCAGCTTTACCCCGAAGATAAACTTGCTAGGCGAGTACATAGAAAACCAATTGAACATGAAGCATCCAGAATTAGTACAGTGGTTTAAAGTGGTGGAATTGCCTCATATAGCAGGATTTTTTGCTCCTTCGCTGAAACAGTGGTCTGTAGAATATGCTGGAAG TGGTGTTGCAGGGATTATTGTAGCAATAAGCTGCTGTGCGGCTGTTGGAAAATTGGGCAGTGAAAGAATTTGCTGTCCATTATTCACGTTGTCACTAGAGGATGTATTAATAGAGCTCATGGATCTTTCACATAGTATTGTTGAAGTGGACAAATTACACAAACTAGCAACCGAGGCAGGATTTGAACTTGATTTCTTGTCCCATTTTGGTGCAAAGGTTTTCCCGTGCAATAAAACTGAAGAACTAGAGCTCTGGATTGGGTTGGCGCAGCAAAAACTTTCATTGGCACTCAGCAAAGAAATTGATTTAAGAGGCACAGGAAAGAGG GCTCGTGCAGATAGTTTGGCCACTCTGGGGCTTTTTGCATATCTGGGAAGAAAGACTAGATTATTCTTGTCAAGAATGGGCATTAAGGATCTTGATGAGCTTGTTCTGGACTTCCTCAG TTATTTGGAGTGTGGCTGCCTTTTTGTTTACCCTGAACTTGCTTCTGTGTCAACATATCAATGTTTCATGGAG GTCGTAAGTGATGAAATAGGATGGCTTGATTTTTATGCTGCATGCTCTTTTTTAAGCAATCAAGAAAGGGAAAGGTCCAAACAGCACACAATTCAAGCAGAGAAAGAGATAATTCTATCTACTGTATTTACTGTTTGTTATGATGTTTTCTCTGGTTTTGCTCACTTCAGCCGTTCAGCTCAACAGCCCTTAGATGCAGAATTGCTAGCTTTCTTGCTCCGAAG TCAAAGTCTGTTAACTATCTGTCTGGAAGACTACTGGGCAGTTTATGATAGATCTTG TGAACCACTAAAGATTGTAGAAGCAGGTGCCTCTGACCACATGCTACCTGTAGGAACAAAGGGAAATGAGAATTTATATGTGACATTAGAAGCGCAACAGAGACCAGCTGAGTTAATACTAAAGGGATGCCTGACAACAAAATCTCTACAAAGCATTAACCTGAGAAAG GCTAGTTGCTCTGCCCAGAGAGAAGCAATAACTCATGTGGAAGCCTCCAGCACCACCGCCACCAGACCAAATCTTCCACATGAGAGCTTACTCAGAAAATACAGTGTCAAATTGGTATCTACAAGCTCG GATCTGTGGATGGGAACCCAATTGCTTGTTGTAGACATCAGTTGTGCTCTGAAGCTACTCTTAAAGCAATTTCATGGCCACGAAGTTAcaataagagaaagaaagaagttaaAGAGAACGCTAAATGACATTATAACACTAATCCCAGTTACAATACTAATGCTGCTTCCT GTGTCTGCTGTAGGTCATGCAGCTATTCTAGCAGCCATCAAGAAATATATGCCGTTCTTG ATCCCTTCTTCATACTCCGCTGAGCGACTTGAGGTTGTGAAACAACTAGATAGAACCAAGAAGATGGAAGTTCAGTCATGGATCAACCTTGAAGATCCATCCTCTAGAATACCATGA
- the LOC18094774 gene encoding uncharacterized protein LOC18094774 isoform X4 yields MACHWSLQLNNSFYFSKSSGSKCKRRIKADAPNFSKFNGMEHGVSFFSKNSISLGFVFARYTSRYISLKVLSSMSSSASTGEINDVNEAVVSRPDDKNMELTRINCLVWVLHESATSFSQAVESLELAGSGPELAMAWNGKDVHIWHKRLAYQVAVYALLKTAIEVEILLSHDRHNPSPVKEMSSFTPKINLLGEYIENQLNMKHPELVQWFKVVELPHIAGFFAPSLKQWSVEYAGSGVAGIIVAISCCAAVGKLGSERICCPLFTLSLEDVLIELMDLSHSIVEVDKLHKLATEAGFELDFLSHFGAKVFPCNKTEELELWIGLAQQKLSLALSKEIDLRGTGKRARADSLATLGLFAYLGRKTRLFLSRMGIKDLDELVLDFLSRSAQQPLDAELLAFLLRSQSLLTICLEDYWAVYDRSCEPLKIVEAGASDHMLPVGTKGNENLYVTLEAQQRPAELILKGCLTTKSLQSINLRKASCSAQREAITHVEASSTTATRPNLPHESLLRKYSVKLVSTSSDLWMGTQLLVVDISCALKLLLKQFHGHEVTIRERKKLKRTLNDIITLIPVTILMLLPVSAVGHAAILAAIKKYMPFLIPSSYSAERLEVVKQLDRTKKMEVQSWINLEDPSSRIP; encoded by the exons ATGGCTTGCCATTGGTCTCTGCAACTTAACAACTCATTCTACTTCTC GAAGTCTTCTGGATCAAAATGCAAAAGAAGGATCAAGGCTGATGCTCcaaacttttcaaaatttaatgggATGGAACATggggtttctttcttttcgaAGAATAGCATTTCACTTGGATTTGTGTTTGCACGTTATACTTCCCGGTACATTTCTTTGAAGGTGTTATCTTCCATGTCTTCTTCTGCTTCTACTGGAGAAATTAATGACGTGAATGAGGCTGTTGTGAGTAGACCTGATGATAAAAACATGGAGTTAACTCGAATAAATTGTCTTGTGTGGGTACTGCATGAGTCTGCAACAAGCTTTTCCCAAGCAGTTGAGTCCCTTGAACTGGCAGGAAGTGGTCCAGAACTTGCAATGGCATGGAATGGGAAGGATGTCCATATATGGCATAAACGTTTGGCATATCAG GTAGCTGTTTATGCTTTGCTGAAAACGGCAATTGAAGTAGAGATTTTGCTTTCTCATGATCGTCACAACCCATCTCCAGTTAAAGAAAT gTCCAGCTTTACCCCGAAGATAAACTTGCTAGGCGAGTACATAGAAAACCAATTGAACATGAAGCATCCAGAATTAGTACAGTGGTTTAAAGTGGTGGAATTGCCTCATATAGCAGGATTTTTTGCTCCTTCGCTGAAACAGTGGTCTGTAGAATATGCTGGAAG TGGTGTTGCAGGGATTATTGTAGCAATAAGCTGCTGTGCGGCTGTTGGAAAATTGGGCAGTGAAAGAATTTGCTGTCCATTATTCACGTTGTCACTAGAGGATGTATTAATAGAGCTCATGGATCTTTCACATAGTATTGTTGAAGTGGACAAATTACACAAACTAGCAACCGAGGCAGGATTTGAACTTGATTTCTTGTCCCATTTTGGTGCAAAGGTTTTCCCGTGCAATAAAACTGAAGAACTAGAGCTCTGGATTGGGTTGGCGCAGCAAAAACTTTCATTGGCACTCAGCAAAGAAATTGATTTAAGAGGCACAGGAAAGAGG GCTCGTGCAGATAGTTTGGCCACTCTGGGGCTTTTTGCATATCTGGGAAGAAAGACTAGATTATTCTTGTCAAGAATGGGCATTAAGGATCTTGATGAGCTTGTTCTGGACTTCCTCAG CCGTTCAGCTCAACAGCCCTTAGATGCAGAATTGCTAGCTTTCTTGCTCCGAAG TCAAAGTCTGTTAACTATCTGTCTGGAAGACTACTGGGCAGTTTATGATAGATCTTG TGAACCACTAAAGATTGTAGAAGCAGGTGCCTCTGACCACATGCTACCTGTAGGAACAAAGGGAAATGAGAATTTATATGTGACATTAGAAGCGCAACAGAGACCAGCTGAGTTAATACTAAAGGGATGCCTGACAACAAAATCTCTACAAAGCATTAACCTGAGAAAG GCTAGTTGCTCTGCCCAGAGAGAAGCAATAACTCATGTGGAAGCCTCCAGCACCACCGCCACCAGACCAAATCTTCCACATGAGAGCTTACTCAGAAAATACAGTGTCAAATTGGTATCTACAAGCTCG GATCTGTGGATGGGAACCCAATTGCTTGTTGTAGACATCAGTTGTGCTCTGAAGCTACTCTTAAAGCAATTTCATGGCCACGAAGTTAcaataagagaaagaaagaagttaaAGAGAACGCTAAATGACATTATAACACTAATCCCAGTTACAATACTAATGCTGCTTCCT GTGTCTGCTGTAGGTCATGCAGCTATTCTAGCAGCCATCAAGAAATATATGCCGTTCTTG ATCCCTTCTTCATACTCCGCTGAGCGACTTGAGGTTGTGAAACAACTAGATAGAACCAAGAAGATGGAAGTTCAGTCATGGATCAACCTTGAAGATCCATCCTCTAGAATACCATGA
- the LOC18094774 gene encoding uncharacterized protein LOC18094774 isoform X7 yields MSLQQAFPKQLSPLNWQEVVQNLQWHGMGRMSIYGINVWHISFTPKINLLGEYIENQLNMKHPELVQWFKVVELPHIAGFFAPSLKQWSVEYAGSGVAGIIVAISCCAAVGKLGSERICCPLFTLSLEDVLIELMDLSHSIVEVDKLHKLATEAGFELDFLSHFGAKVFPCNKTEELELWIGLAQQKLSLALSKEIDLRGTGKRARADSLATLGLFAYLGRKTRLFLSRMGIKDLDELVLDFLSYLECGCLFVYPELASVSTYQCFMEVVSDEIGWLDFYAACSFLSNQERERSKQHTIQAEKEIILSTVFTVCYDVFSGFAHFSRSAQQPLDAELLAFLLRSQSLLTICLEDYWAVYDRSCEPLKIVEAGASDHMLPVGTKGNENLYVTLEAQQRPAELILKGCLTTKSLQSINLRKASCSAQREAITHVEASSTTATRPNLPHESLLRKYSVKLVSTSSDLWMGTQLLVVDISCALKLLLKQFHGHEVTIRERKKLKRTLNDIITLIPVTILMLLPVSAVGHAAILAAIKKYMPFLIPSSYSAERLEVVKQLDRTKKMEVQSWINLEDPSSRIP; encoded by the exons ATGAGTCTGCAACAAGCTTTTCCCAAGCAGTTGAGTCCCTTGAACTGGCAGGAAGTGGTCCAGAACTTGCAATGGCATGGAATGGGAAGGATGTCCATATATGGCATAAACGTTTGGCATATCAG CTTTACCCCGAAGATAAACTTGCTAGGCGAGTACATAGAAAACCAATTGAACATGAAGCATCCAGAATTAGTACAGTGGTTTAAAGTGGTGGAATTGCCTCATATAGCAGGATTTTTTGCTCCTTCGCTGAAACAGTGGTCTGTAGAATATGCTGGAAG TGGTGTTGCAGGGATTATTGTAGCAATAAGCTGCTGTGCGGCTGTTGGAAAATTGGGCAGTGAAAGAATTTGCTGTCCATTATTCACGTTGTCACTAGAGGATGTATTAATAGAGCTCATGGATCTTTCACATAGTATTGTTGAAGTGGACAAATTACACAAACTAGCAACCGAGGCAGGATTTGAACTTGATTTCTTGTCCCATTTTGGTGCAAAGGTTTTCCCGTGCAATAAAACTGAAGAACTAGAGCTCTGGATTGGGTTGGCGCAGCAAAAACTTTCATTGGCACTCAGCAAAGAAATTGATTTAAGAGGCACAGGAAAGAGG GCTCGTGCAGATAGTTTGGCCACTCTGGGGCTTTTTGCATATCTGGGAAGAAAGACTAGATTATTCTTGTCAAGAATGGGCATTAAGGATCTTGATGAGCTTGTTCTGGACTTCCTCAG TTATTTGGAGTGTGGCTGCCTTTTTGTTTACCCTGAACTTGCTTCTGTGTCAACATATCAATGTTTCATGGAG GTCGTAAGTGATGAAATAGGATGGCTTGATTTTTATGCTGCATGCTCTTTTTTAAGCAATCAAGAAAGGGAAAGGTCCAAACAGCACACAATTCAAGCAGAGAAAGAGATAATTCTATCTACTGTATTTACTGTTTGTTATGATGTTTTCTCTGGTTTTGCTCACTTCAGCCGTTCAGCTCAACAGCCCTTAGATGCAGAATTGCTAGCTTTCTTGCTCCGAAG TCAAAGTCTGTTAACTATCTGTCTGGAAGACTACTGGGCAGTTTATGATAGATCTTG TGAACCACTAAAGATTGTAGAAGCAGGTGCCTCTGACCACATGCTACCTGTAGGAACAAAGGGAAATGAGAATTTATATGTGACATTAGAAGCGCAACAGAGACCAGCTGAGTTAATACTAAAGGGATGCCTGACAACAAAATCTCTACAAAGCATTAACCTGAGAAAG GCTAGTTGCTCTGCCCAGAGAGAAGCAATAACTCATGTGGAAGCCTCCAGCACCACCGCCACCAGACCAAATCTTCCACATGAGAGCTTACTCAGAAAATACAGTGTCAAATTGGTATCTACAAGCTCG GATCTGTGGATGGGAACCCAATTGCTTGTTGTAGACATCAGTTGTGCTCTGAAGCTACTCTTAAAGCAATTTCATGGCCACGAAGTTAcaataagagaaagaaagaagttaaAGAGAACGCTAAATGACATTATAACACTAATCCCAGTTACAATACTAATGCTGCTTCCT GTGTCTGCTGTAGGTCATGCAGCTATTCTAGCAGCCATCAAGAAATATATGCCGTTCTTG ATCCCTTCTTCATACTCCGCTGAGCGACTTGAGGTTGTGAAACAACTAGATAGAACCAAGAAGATGGAAGTTCAGTCATGGATCAACCTTGAAGATCCATCCTCTAGAATACCATGA